A portion of the Pararge aegeria chromosome 10, ilParAegt1.1, whole genome shotgun sequence genome contains these proteins:
- the LOC120626969 gene encoding uncharacterized protein LOC120626969: MDSKLLSAVLFLTISSTLCQEGWYPWDASGALGRVNDDMACDSPVCVDPCPKAAPPRYCPANMTSCASGCVCMLECRSPTYVCFQTKFCMAPRRYLTRNTKHPYYHATIAEVMEP; this comes from the exons ATGGATTCTAAATTACTGAGCGCTGTTTTATTCTTAACGATATCTTCGACCCTGTGTCAGGAAGGCTGGTATCCATGGGATGCATCTGGAGCATTGGGACGCGTCAAtg ACGATATGGCCTGCGACAGCCCAGTCTGTGTGGATCCTTGCCCCAAAGCTGCCCCGCCGCGCTACTGCCCGGCAAACATGACTAGCTGTGCCTCCGGGTGCGTCTGCATGCTGGAATGCAGGTCACCCACCTACGTCTGCTTCCAAACCAAGTTCTGCATGGCCCCCAGGCGATACCTCACAAGAAACACTAAACATCCATATTATCATGCCACCATTGCTGAGGTTATGGAACCCTAG